A DNA window from Pirellulales bacterium contains the following coding sequences:
- a CDS encoding folate-binding protein YgfZ, producing MTAATPPTGDVQFFPLAEWSVVEVRGADRQAFLNKFCTNDLAPLQAGQGAETFFTDVKGKVLAHAIAAIGDEAVRLVTAPGQALGLIAHLDRYCIREQVEFVDATATTQAWHLWGPGVEAAVARAAGGTPSLPQTDWQCGTVSIGGAEAALQRFPLGELPSWLAISLRDRAECVERSLRDGGATLASATVWDALRIEAGWPLFGVDFGPDALPQEVGRDSVAISFRKGCYLGQETVARIDALGHVNRHLAAVLFAAGTTGVAVGDELHAGGKSVGRLTSLCDSPRYGRPLGLAMLRREAHVPGARLECGAALAEVIATPGDAPE from the coding sequence ATGACTGCTGCGACCCCTCCGACCGGCGACGTCCAGTTCTTTCCCCTGGCCGAATGGTCTGTCGTCGAGGTGCGCGGGGCCGATCGGCAAGCGTTTCTCAACAAGTTCTGCACGAACGACCTCGCGCCGTTGCAGGCCGGTCAGGGGGCCGAGACGTTCTTCACCGACGTCAAGGGCAAGGTGCTCGCCCACGCGATCGCGGCGATCGGCGACGAAGCGGTCCGGCTCGTCACGGCTCCGGGCCAAGCCTTGGGGTTGATCGCACATCTCGACCGGTACTGCATTCGCGAGCAGGTCGAATTCGTCGACGCGACGGCGACGACGCAGGCGTGGCACCTGTGGGGCCCGGGAGTCGAGGCCGCGGTCGCCCGCGCCGCCGGGGGGACGCCGTCGCTCCCGCAAACCGACTGGCAATGCGGGACCGTCTCGATCGGCGGCGCGGAGGCGGCGCTGCAGCGGTTCCCGCTGGGGGAGCTGCCGTCGTGGCTGGCGATCTCCTTGCGCGATCGCGCCGAGTGCGTCGAGCGCTCGCTGCGCGACGGCGGCGCGACGCTCGCCTCCGCCACGGTCTGGGACGCCCTGCGGATCGAGGCCGGGTGGCCGCTGTTCGGCGTCGACTTCGGCCCTGACGCCCTGCCGCAGGAAGTCGGCCGCGACTCGGTTGCGATCAGCTTCCGCAAAGGGTGCTACCTGGGTCAGGAGACCGTCGCCCGGATCGACGCCCTGGGGCACGTCAATCGCCACCTTGCGGCGGTGCTGTTCGCCGCGGGGACGACAGGCGTCGCCGTCGGCGACGAGTTGCACGCCGGCGGCAAGTCGGTCGGGCGACTCACGTCGCTCTGCGACTCGCCTCGCTACGGCAGGCCGCTCGGGCTGGCCATGCTCCGTCGCGAGGCCCATGTCCCGGGCGCCCGCTTGGAGTGCGGCGCCGCGCTGGCCGAGGTGATCGCGACGCCGGGCGACGCGCCCGAGTGA